One Thalassotalea atypica DNA window includes the following coding sequences:
- a CDS encoding DUF3012 domain-containing protein produces the protein MKKIIGMFAVCITITACAPEVGSKKWCEALSEKPKGDWTMTESKDYTKHCLFRSEED, from the coding sequence ATGAAAAAAATAATTGGAATGTTCGCGGTCTGTATAACAATTACGGCATGTGCTCCTGAAGTGGGTAGTAAGAAGTGGTGTGAGGCTTTGTCTGAAAAGCCTAAAGGAGATTGGACAATGACTGAAAGCAAGGATTATACAAAACATTGTCTATTTCGTTCTGAAGAAGATTAA
- a CDS encoding DUF748 domain-containing protein, which yields MTDKLQTSRALSWLKTPVLILFTCLFIMLSGVWVFGGYFLKYQLNQELKVYDVKFSNKSDLSFNPFKGALVIENAELTDVLGTTPAFALKTVKIDVNLLALFSKQLMFDELTVDGVYLSILKNTQGLIIAGINTQKLNAGTKEKELKEPLSDAQSNWSVDLSNIDVSNINIAFNEFGIEHQLNLYAINVDKLTASAFEQRFLLSTNGSVNNANIEVKLDGGLNNSAGEILTEIRLSDFTFEKLKQYLPSTIHHLSANTDVAMTIETTLNPSEMNFAISDTHIRAENVQVTDHERVASVGAFSIESDHTHVVIKLPKQQQKVEESNFAIDIESELTVGLEKLAIEQSEQKQKLLSLGQFTTEPITLRFKQGRVEISSKAVMAKQLFIGEHLSIHQEDKASEDNQAPTLASFKQITLRDIVFSNEALNLSEIEFGAIDANIILDAQRKLANLPLLNRDGEVAQDNNEISTQQDTIEIVQVSPTQPKDEDHSIFEFLIHRIFLAEPANIYFRDMSFEQTFERDIKIEKFALDNLSSEINELTTYTLLAEVDQHAKLNFDGTVRPWADKTNVSFKGNLEELSLPALSAYLGDMADLSFASGQLDTNIDLTIKDDVLQGDSNIVLRGVDITEKESNHNEQPSSDSLISLGSAFNMLKDENGNVDLEIPLAGNISDPEFGFASFINIVGKKAIMAATETYLIQTFVPYANIVSIAKFAGGYMLKTDIKPMNYEKEQINLAPEQREYIDQIAGLMIERPEMHIKLCAVAAISEMATPKENADEKLRELSLQRAGHLKSYLMSEHNIESKRILLCAPSVDESEQATPRMEFSV from the coding sequence ATGACAGATAAATTACAAACCTCCCGAGCACTTTCATGGCTAAAAACACCAGTTCTCATCCTGTTTACCTGTCTATTTATAATGCTCAGTGGTGTATGGGTTTTTGGTGGGTACTTTTTGAAATACCAATTGAATCAAGAGCTAAAAGTATATGATGTTAAATTTTCAAACAAGAGTGACTTGTCTTTCAATCCTTTTAAGGGCGCTTTAGTAATTGAAAATGCTGAATTAACGGATGTATTAGGAACAACACCAGCATTCGCATTAAAGACAGTGAAAATTGACGTTAATTTATTGGCATTATTTTCGAAACAGTTGATGTTTGATGAACTAACCGTTGATGGGGTATATCTTTCTATATTAAAGAATACACAAGGGCTCATTATTGCCGGGATCAACACTCAAAAATTAAATGCAGGGACTAAAGAGAAAGAACTCAAAGAGCCACTGAGTGATGCACAAAGTAACTGGTCGGTTGATTTATCAAATATTGACGTCAGCAATATAAATATTGCTTTTAACGAATTTGGTATTGAGCACCAGTTGAACTTATACGCAATCAATGTTGATAAATTAACAGCTTCTGCTTTCGAGCAACGTTTTTTATTATCCACTAATGGTTCGGTTAACAATGCCAATATTGAGGTGAAACTCGATGGTGGGCTTAACAATTCAGCAGGTGAAATTCTCACAGAAATTCGATTATCAGATTTTACCTTCGAAAAGCTCAAGCAATACTTGCCCTCAACCATTCATCATCTGTCAGCTAACACCGATGTAGCAATGACCATTGAAACAACACTAAACCCCAGCGAAATGAATTTTGCCATTAGTGATACCCATATTCGTGCTGAAAACGTGCAGGTAACAGATCATGAGCGTGTTGCTTCGGTTGGGGCTTTCTCCATCGAAAGTGATCATACGCATGTCGTTATTAAGTTGCCTAAACAGCAACAAAAAGTAGAAGAGAGTAATTTCGCTATAGATATCGAAAGTGAGTTAACCGTAGGTCTAGAAAAACTAGCGATTGAGCAATCGGAGCAAAAACAAAAGTTGCTTTCTCTCGGCCAATTTACAACAGAGCCGATAACGCTGCGCTTCAAACAAGGCCGTGTTGAAATATCTTCAAAAGCAGTTATGGCTAAACAATTGTTCATTGGTGAACATTTATCGATACATCAAGAAGACAAAGCGTCTGAGGACAACCAAGCGCCCACTCTAGCTAGTTTTAAGCAAATAACGCTCAGAGACATTGTTTTTTCTAATGAAGCTTTAAACCTATCGGAAATTGAGTTTGGCGCCATTGACGCTAACATCATTCTAGATGCGCAACGAAAGCTTGCAAACCTGCCACTACTCAACCGTGATGGAGAGGTAGCTCAAGACAACAATGAGATTTCTACGCAACAAGACACTATTGAGATTGTTCAAGTATCACCAACACAACCAAAAGATGAAGATCACTCGATATTTGAATTTTTGATTCATAGGATATTTCTTGCAGAGCCAGCGAATATATATTTTCGAGATATGAGTTTTGAGCAAACCTTTGAGCGCGACATTAAAATTGAAAAATTTGCATTAGATAATCTATCCAGTGAAATAAATGAACTAACAACCTATACATTGCTCGCCGAAGTAGATCAACATGCCAAGTTAAACTTTGACGGGACTGTAAGACCATGGGCAGATAAAACAAATGTTTCATTCAAAGGTAATTTGGAAGAGCTTTCTTTGCCTGCGCTTTCAGCATATTTGGGCGATATGGCAGACTTGAGTTTTGCTAGTGGTCAACTTGATACAAATATTGATTTAACAATTAAAGATGACGTTTTGCAGGGGGATTCTAATATCGTGCTACGCGGTGTTGATATTACTGAGAAAGAAAGTAATCACAATGAGCAACCCTCAAGTGATAGCCTGATTTCACTGGGTTCAGCATTTAATATGCTAAAAGATGAAAATGGTAATGTTGATTTAGAAATCCCATTGGCCGGAAATATTTCTGATCCTGAATTTGGCTTCGCGAGCTTTATTAATATTGTCGGTAAGAAAGCGATAATGGCGGCGACAGAAACTTATTTGATTCAAACATTTGTTCCATATGCCAATATCGTCTCTATTGCTAAGTTTGCTGGCGGTTATATGCTAAAAACCGATATAAAACCAATGAACTATGAAAAAGAGCAAATCAATTTGGCGCCTGAGCAACGTGAATATATTGATCAAATTGCTGGTTTAATGATTGAACGTCCAGAGATGCACATCAAGCTGTGTGCCGTTGCAGCTATAAGTGAAATGGCCACGCCAAAAGAGAACGCTGATGAAAAGCTTCGTGAACTAAGTCTCCAACGCGCAGGTCATTTAAAAAGTTACCTGATGAGCGAGCACAATATTGAGTCTAAACGTATCTTGCTGTGCGCGCCAAGTGTCGATGAAAGCGAACAAGCAACCCCGCGTATGGAGTTCAGTGTGTAA
- a CDS encoding SDR family oxidoreductase, which translates to MTKVVLITGASSGMGEITARFLNENGYTVYAGTRDKSLETPKIQGVNNIYLDVSDTESMQKAVTSIIAKESKIDVLVNNAGFGLVSTAEEATDEEIFKQFDVNVFGLMKMTRAVLPYMREAKAGVIINISSFLGKMGLPLLSHYNASKYAVEGFVDSIRFEVAPHNVRVHSVQSGLFGTNFVKKGLVANAATTSDDSPYKELVAHFVPIVAKAINEGPSPLPIADAVKSIIEDENSAIAVPVGSEATTFVPLRKELSDEAFEVKVKETFGI; encoded by the coding sequence ATGACTAAAGTTGTTTTGATCACTGGTGCTAGTTCTGGAATGGGCGAAATTACCGCTCGTTTTTTAAATGAAAATGGTTATACCGTTTATGCAGGAACGCGAGATAAGAGTCTTGAAACGCCCAAAATACAAGGCGTAAACAATATTTATCTTGATGTCTCTGATACTGAATCAATGCAAAAAGCGGTAACGTCAATTATCGCTAAAGAAAGCAAGATTGATGTGTTAGTTAATAATGCCGGATTTGGACTTGTTTCGACCGCTGAAGAAGCGACTGACGAAGAGATCTTTAAACAGTTTGATGTGAATGTTTTCGGCTTAATGAAAATGACCAGAGCCGTACTTCCTTATATGCGCGAAGCAAAAGCAGGTGTCATTATCAACATCAGTTCATTCTTAGGAAAAATGGGGCTACCACTATTGTCTCATTACAATGCAAGTAAGTATGCCGTTGAAGGCTTCGTTGATTCTATTCGTTTTGAAGTCGCCCCGCATAATGTGCGTGTTCATTCTGTTCAATCAGGGTTATTTGGCACTAATTTTGTTAAAAAAGGCCTTGTAGCAAATGCTGCAACAACTAGCGATGACTCACCCTATAAAGAGCTGGTTGCCCATTTTGTTCCAATTGTTGCTAAAGCGATCAATGAAGGCCCTAGCCCTCTACCAATTGCTGATGCTGTAAAATCGATTATAGAAGATGAAAATTCTGCTATTGCCGTCCCTGTAGGCAGCGAAGCGACAACATTTGTCCCTTTACGTAAAGAGCTCTCTGACGAAGCCTTTGAAGTAAAAGTGAAAGAAACGTTCGGTATCTAA
- a CDS encoding helix-turn-helix transcriptional regulator: MDSFFFNITDRCYKLTELYKHCNQHIYRVDISNGLVFFDISLNMTENKVLRLKNLDRMNFIVSVRQGACLVKDNIAQKDVKLNRDNTYLFGSSRQDLEITIEHSEKSEIFILFIGDFFIKRYLSDNTDEPINFLYEKLQTEVSLELINETPTDALSLYLIDKIIKAKHNEKMNSIISEHRAIEYIIHRFSLLDILDPSVHTEEEVEIAARAKNIILQHYCNPPSLKELARLCATNDFKLKKSFKKVHKTTIYAYIQKLRLERANLLLRENIMSVADIAHEIGYKHQGHFSSIFYKAYGVYPKDLKSSAL; the protein is encoded by the coding sequence ATGGATAGCTTCTTTTTTAATATTACTGATAGATGTTATAAACTTACTGAACTGTACAAACATTGTAATCAGCATATCTATCGTGTTGATATCTCAAATGGTTTAGTCTTTTTTGATATTTCACTTAATATGACTGAAAACAAAGTACTACGCCTGAAAAACCTCGATCGCATGAACTTTATCGTCTCTGTGCGCCAAGGTGCATGCTTAGTAAAAGACAATATTGCCCAAAAGGACGTCAAGTTAAATAGGGACAACACATACTTATTTGGTTCTTCTCGGCAAGATTTAGAAATAACCATTGAACACTCAGAAAAATCCGAGATATTCATTCTCTTTATCGGTGACTTTTTCATTAAAAGGTACTTAAGTGACAATACCGACGAACCGATCAACTTTTTATATGAGAAGCTGCAAACTGAAGTTAGCCTTGAGCTAATCAATGAGACACCGACCGACGCGCTTAGCCTTTATCTTATCGATAAAATCATTAAAGCTAAACACAATGAGAAGATGAATAGTATTATCAGTGAGCATCGCGCCATTGAGTACATCATCCACCGATTTTCATTACTTGATATACTTGATCCGAGCGTGCACACCGAAGAGGAAGTTGAAATAGCTGCAAGGGCTAAAAATATCATCCTTCAACACTATTGCAATCCGCCTTCTCTTAAAGAGCTGGCAAGGTTATGTGCTACTAATGACTTCAAGTTAAAAAAATCTTTTAAAAAAGTCCATAAAACCACCATTTACGCTTATATTCAAAAGCTTCGTTTAGAAAGAGCTAACCTGCTTTTGCGAGAAAACATCATGAGTGTTGCCGATATTGCACATGAAATTGGCTACAAACATCAAGGGCACTTTAGCTCAATATTTTATAAAGCATATGGCGTATATCCTAAAGACTTAAAAAGCTCCGCATTGTGA
- a CDS encoding SDR family oxidoreductase, which yields MAKVVLITGASSGIGRITALRLVQEDYIVYAGTREPSKFSITLENLHVVALDITDNQSIDKVIKRIIDEQGTIDVLVNNAGYALVSAVEDVTEEQMYQQFNINVFSLFRLCKAVTPLMRNQSKGVIINISSFLGKIGLPLFTFYNSSKYAVEGVTDSLRYELSPFNIRVHSIMPGFFSTNFSKGNLVVNSSTMAKSSPYSALTDNLVPNILEQINEGNDATEAADLIIKIIEDKTFPARATIGDKARKFIPMRRELSDEDFERRVREYYSLHG from the coding sequence ATGGCAAAAGTCGTGCTAATTACAGGTGCAAGCTCCGGTATCGGTAGAATAACTGCGTTAAGACTCGTGCAAGAGGACTATATTGTTTATGCTGGCACTAGAGAGCCCTCAAAATTTTCAATCACTTTAGAAAACTTACATGTTGTCGCCCTTGATATCACCGATAATCAAAGTATTGATAAGGTCATTAAACGCATAATTGATGAACAAGGCACGATAGATGTTCTCGTTAACAACGCAGGCTATGCGCTAGTATCAGCGGTTGAAGACGTCACGGAAGAACAAATGTACCAACAATTTAATATCAATGTATTCAGTCTTTTTCGCTTGTGTAAAGCGGTTACGCCTTTAATGAGAAACCAAAGCAAAGGCGTGATCATCAACATCAGTTCCTTCCTTGGCAAAATAGGACTGCCCCTATTCACCTTTTACAACTCAAGTAAGTATGCGGTTGAAGGTGTAACTGATTCACTTAGATACGAGTTAAGCCCTTTTAATATCAGGGTACACTCGATCATGCCGGGTTTTTTTAGCACTAACTTCTCCAAAGGTAATTTAGTTGTTAATTCATCAACTATGGCAAAAAGCAGCCCGTACTCCGCCTTAACCGATAATTTAGTCCCAAATATTTTGGAGCAAATAAACGAAGGAAATGATGCTACCGAAGCGGCAGATCTTATTATTAAGATCATCGAAGATAAAACGTTCCCCGCAAGAGCGACGATAGGAGATAAAGCCAGAAAGTTTATCCCCATGCGACGAGAACTGTCTGACGAAGATTTCGAACGTAGAGTCAGGGAGTACTATAGCTTACATGGATAG
- a CDS encoding nitrite reductase has protein sequence MKSKILMAVVNLPVFKGVSFALTLATSFAFSANLQAADSTIAKAEKLYETHCQTCHGIERMGAMGPALFPENLSRLRKNKAVNVIKHGRAATQMPSFVKTLNDSEINTLIDYIYTPAKELPKWSMADMKDSQVQHFDQSKLGNTPVFDADLMNLFIVVELGDHSATVLNGDTFEPITRFKTRFALHGGPKYSPDGRYVYFASRDGWISKYDIYNLKVVSEIRAGINTRNLAISSDGKYAIVGNYLPHNVVILDTKDLTPIKTVETIDSQGVSSRVSAVYNAPPRHSFIVALKDVKEVWEIPYSDKGGVEVFKGWAHDYRKDGGEGELENWKIEDAFPIRRIRTADYLDDFFFDPEYINLIGASRDSQNGQVINLDTKKKVATIEMAGMPHLGSGITWDYQGKTIFASPNIKDGRVSVIDMENWNVIKEIKTEGPGFFMRSHSNSPYAWVDVFFGPNKEKVHVINKETLEIVKTLAPAPGKTAAHVEFTKDGKYVILSIWDNDGAIIVYNANTLEEIKRLPMKKPSGKYNVFNKINYEKGTSH, from the coding sequence ATGAAGTCAAAAATTTTGATGGCGGTAGTTAACCTACCCGTCTTTAAAGGTGTATCTTTTGCACTAACGTTGGCAACAAGCTTTGCTTTTTCTGCCAATTTACAAGCAGCGGATAGTACTATAGCGAAAGCTGAAAAGCTCTACGAAACACATTGCCAAACATGTCATGGCATAGAGCGCATGGGCGCAATGGGTCCAGCTCTTTTCCCTGAAAACCTTTCTCGATTAAGAAAAAATAAAGCGGTAAATGTCATTAAACATGGCCGAGCGGCAACGCAGATGCCTAGTTTTGTAAAAACATTGAATGATAGTGAAATCAATACGCTTATTGACTATATCTATACGCCAGCGAAAGAGCTTCCAAAGTGGAGCATGGCGGATATGAAAGATTCTCAGGTTCAACATTTTGACCAAAGTAAGTTGGGTAACACGCCTGTTTTTGATGCCGACTTGATGAACTTGTTTATTGTTGTCGAACTTGGCGATCATTCGGCAACTGTACTCAATGGTGATACATTTGAGCCAATCACACGATTTAAGACTCGTTTTGCCTTGCATGGTGGTCCTAAATATTCACCTGATGGCCGCTATGTTTACTTCGCCTCAAGGGATGGATGGATCAGCAAATACGATATATACAACCTAAAAGTTGTTTCGGAAATCAGGGCTGGGATTAATACTCGAAATCTAGCCATTTCTTCAGACGGTAAATACGCTATTGTGGGTAATTACTTGCCGCACAATGTGGTTATTCTAGATACTAAAGACTTAACTCCAATAAAAACAGTTGAAACAATTGACTCACAAGGCGTTAGTTCACGTGTCAGTGCGGTATACAACGCACCACCTCGTCATAGCTTTATAGTGGCCTTAAAAGACGTTAAAGAGGTATGGGAAATCCCATACAGTGATAAAGGTGGTGTTGAAGTGTTCAAAGGTTGGGCACATGATTACCGTAAAGACGGCGGCGAAGGGGAATTAGAAAACTGGAAAATTGAAGATGCCTTCCCTATTCGACGTATTCGTACCGCAGATTATCTGGATGACTTTTTCTTTGACCCTGAGTACATCAACTTGATAGGTGCTTCTCGCGATAGTCAAAATGGTCAAGTAATTAATTTAGATACCAAAAAGAAAGTTGCCACTATCGAGATGGCCGGTATGCCACACTTAGGCTCAGGGATTACATGGGATTATCAAGGTAAAACTATATTTGCTTCTCCTAACATTAAAGATGGCCGCGTATCTGTGATTGATATGGAAAATTGGAATGTAATTAAAGAAATTAAAACCGAAGGCCCCGGTTTCTTTATGCGCAGCCATTCTAATTCACCTTACGCGTGGGTAGATGTATTTTTTGGTCCAAACAAAGAAAAAGTACACGTCATTAATAAAGAAACATTAGAAATAGTGAAAACCCTCGCTCCTGCCCCAGGGAAAACTGCAGCACATGTGGAATTCACCAAAGATGGAAAGTACGTTATTTTAAGTATTTGGGATAATGACGGTGCGATCATTGTATATAACGCTAATACACTGGAAGAGATAAAGCGATTACCAATGAAAAAACCATCAGGAAAATATAATGTGTTTAATAAAATAAATTACGAAAAAGGCACCAGTCACTAA
- the cobA gene encoding uroporphyrinogen-III C-methyltransferase → MTTSPLSISSAKIKSYGKSCLNAGEVALVGSGPGDAELLTIRAVRFIEQAEIAIYDRLVSEEILELLPENCEKYYVGKEQAKHCVPQDKINQLLVDHAKMGKKVLRLKGGDPFIFGRGGEEAEFMLERGVSCHVCPGITAASGCTTYSGIPLTHRGVAQGCTFITGHMQNNGQLNLPWESLSSKAQTVVFYMGINTLPKITEQLIKHGREADTPAALIRKGTQPEQQTYRGTIGNLAELVEKHNITPPTLIVIGDVVNQLTDKNLKTPGFFDANDYVQASEIQIKTA, encoded by the coding sequence ATGACAACCTCACCACTATCGATTAGCAGCGCAAAAATAAAGTCTTATGGAAAGTCTTGTCTTAACGCTGGAGAAGTTGCTTTAGTTGGCTCAGGTCCTGGTGACGCAGAATTACTCACCATACGAGCAGTAAGGTTTATTGAACAAGCAGAAATAGCTATTTACGATCGTTTAGTTAGCGAAGAGATACTGGAATTGCTGCCTGAAAATTGTGAAAAATACTATGTTGGTAAAGAGCAAGCGAAACACTGTGTACCACAAGACAAGATCAACCAACTTCTCGTAGACCATGCCAAAATGGGTAAAAAAGTCCTACGACTAAAAGGCGGTGATCCATTTATCTTTGGGCGTGGTGGTGAAGAAGCAGAATTCATGCTAGAACGTGGCGTAAGCTGTCACGTTTGCCCCGGAATTACGGCGGCTTCTGGCTGTACAACATATTCTGGCATACCGCTAACTCATCGCGGTGTTGCTCAAGGTTGTACCTTCATAACAGGTCACATGCAAAATAATGGTCAGCTAAACTTACCATGGGAAAGCTTATCTAGTAAGGCGCAAACCGTGGTGTTTTATATGGGCATTAATACCTTACCTAAAATTACCGAACAGTTAATAAAGCACGGCCGAGAAGCAGATACGCCTGCCGCACTAATCCGTAAAGGAACACAACCCGAGCAGCAAACCTATCGTGGTACTATTGGTAACTTGGCTGAATTAGTAGAAAAGCATAACATCACGCCACCTACCCTTATCGTAATTGGTGATGTAGTGAATCAATTGACTGACAAAAACCTGAAAACACCGGGCTTTTTCGATGCAAATGATTACGTCCAAGCTAGCGAAATCCAAATTAAGACGGCTTAA
- the nirJ gene encoding heme d1 biosynthesis radical SAM protein NirJ — MFRISQLLKTFHDDLPPGKAHKMPGPVVIWNLIRRCNLRCKHCYSTSLDIDFKDELTTEQIKATIDDLKVAHVPVLILSGGEPLMRPDIFEITAYAKSKGFYVALSTNGTLIDESNIEKIKAADYQYVGISIDGLEEFHDEFRQQKGSFKQSMHALKLCKEAGIKVGMRLCLTQDNFADLPAMLNLMEENNVDKFYLSHLNYSGRGKRNAENDAVFKMTKDAMEMLYERAWSHISKGIETDFVTGNNDADGPFLLQWAQKKFGDKYPERIENLRQRLINWGGNASGVNVANIDNTGTIHPDTYWWNHPIGNVKTEKFSDVWRNTQDPLMLGFRQSPRPVKGRCAKCQYLNICGGNTRTRAFAQTKDAWSEDPGCYLEDHEIGIASQVAEEISVVQV, encoded by the coding sequence ATGTTTAGGATCTCACAATTACTTAAAACCTTTCACGATGATTTACCTCCAGGCAAGGCACACAAAATGCCTGGACCTGTCGTGATCTGGAACTTAATTCGCCGTTGTAACCTCCGCTGTAAGCACTGTTACTCAACGTCCCTTGATATTGATTTTAAGGATGAACTGACGACAGAGCAGATTAAAGCAACGATTGATGACCTGAAAGTTGCCCATGTCCCTGTACTAATCTTATCTGGCGGTGAGCCATTAATGCGCCCAGATATTTTTGAAATTACGGCATATGCTAAATCAAAAGGTTTCTATGTCGCACTATCAACTAATGGTACGCTCATTGACGAATCAAATATTGAGAAAATAAAGGCTGCAGACTACCAATATGTTGGAATTAGTATTGATGGTTTGGAAGAGTTCCACGATGAATTCCGTCAACAAAAAGGTAGCTTTAAACAATCAATGCATGCCCTAAAACTGTGCAAAGAGGCAGGGATTAAAGTGGGCATGCGACTTTGTTTAACACAGGATAATTTTGCTGACTTACCTGCGATGTTGAACTTAATGGAAGAAAATAATGTCGATAAATTCTATTTATCACACTTAAATTATTCCGGTCGTGGAAAACGAAACGCAGAAAATGATGCAGTATTTAAAATGACCAAAGACGCAATGGAGATGCTTTACGAACGAGCTTGGTCGCATATTTCAAAAGGAATAGAAACCGATTTTGTCACAGGAAATAACGACGCAGACGGTCCTTTTTTGCTGCAGTGGGCACAGAAAAAGTTTGGTGACAAATACCCAGAGCGTATTGAAAACCTACGCCAACGCCTAATAAATTGGGGCGGAAACGCCAGTGGCGTAAATGTTGCAAACATTGACAATACAGGAACCATTCATCCTGATACATACTGGTGGAACCACCCAATTGGCAATGTCAAAACTGAAAAATTTTCAGACGTTTGGCGAAATACTCAAGATCCACTAATGCTAGGGTTTAGACAATCGCCAAGACCTGTCAAAGGTCGCTGTGCTAAATGCCAGTACTTGAACATCTGTGGTGGCAATACTAGAACCAGAGCGTTTGCCCAAACCAAAGATGCATGGTCAGAAGATCCTGGTTGCTACTTGGAAGATCATGAGATTGGCATTGCCAGTCAAGTAGCCGAAGAAATTTCCGTTGTACAAGTATAG
- the ahbB gene encoding siroheme decarboxylase subunit beta yields the protein MSVSTSQSNALTPIEREYVLLTQNGLPIVARPYHWIAEQLKISVEQVYELTEKFLENGIVRRIAAVPNHYKLGYTYNGMTVWDIADEHATTFGDAVGKLPFVSHCYLRPRKLPSWNFNLFAMVHGKSPDEIEQQRSQIKKLLTDVLVERFHDDEQKTLFKPYDMLTSTQILKKTGLRLKRNSTEKA from the coding sequence ATGTCGGTCTCTACCTCCCAGTCTAATGCACTTACGCCTATAGAGCGTGAATATGTGCTGCTAACTCAAAATGGTTTACCTATTGTAGCTAGACCCTACCATTGGATTGCTGAACAGTTAAAAATATCAGTAGAACAAGTTTATGAGTTAACTGAAAAATTCTTAGAAAATGGCATTGTTCGTCGAATCGCTGCAGTCCCTAACCATTATAAGTTGGGCTACACTTATAATGGCATGACCGTATGGGATATTGCTGATGAACATGCCACTACGTTTGGTGATGCAGTCGGCAAACTTCCTTTTGTCAGTCACTGTTATTTACGTCCACGAAAATTACCAAGCTGGAATTTCAATTTGTTTGCCATGGTACACGGGAAATCTCCTGATGAAATCGAGCAACAACGTAGCCAAATTAAAAAATTACTGACTGATGTACTGGTTGAACGTTTTCATGATGATGAGCAAAAAACACTCTTCAAACCATATGACATGTTAACCAGCACCCAAATATTAAAAAAGACCGGATTGCGTCTTAAACGAAATTCAACAGAGAAGGCATAG
- a CDS encoding Lrp/AsnC family transcriptional regulator, translating to MIEASAKTKIDEQTDRKRTHEVVELTPLDKGLINLLQHGLPVCERPFEVIANELNSTEEEVITHLNQLLESKVLSRFGPMFDAACLGGAFTLAALAVPDERFEAVTAQVNSFEQIAHNYRRTHQYNMWFVIATESQQEIYQVIEEIENMTGLEVLNAPKLEEFYVGLYLPV from the coding sequence ATGATCGAAGCCTCTGCAAAAACAAAAATAGACGAACAAACAGACCGTAAAAGAACGCATGAAGTTGTCGAGTTAACGCCGTTAGATAAAGGACTGATTAACCTCTTGCAACATGGCTTGCCAGTATGTGAGCGTCCATTTGAAGTTATCGCCAATGAGTTAAACTCTACAGAAGAAGAAGTCATTACTCACTTAAATCAATTGCTAGAAAGTAAAGTGTTGAGTCGATTTGGTCCTATGTTTGATGCAGCCTGCTTAGGTGGGGCATTTACGCTGGCGGCACTTGCTGTGCCTGACGAGAGATTTGAAGCAGTTACAGCACAAGTGAACAGTTTTGAGCAAATTGCTCATAACTACCGACGAACTCATCAATACAACATGTGGTTTGTTATCGCAACGGAGTCTCAACAAGAAATTTATCAAGTCATCGAAGAGATAGAAAATATGACTGGGCTTGAAGTTCTAAACGCACCTAAATTAGAGGAATTTTATGTCGGTCTCTACCTCCCAGTCTAA
- the ahbB gene encoding siroheme decarboxylase subunit beta, protein MTSLRPIDAKAHVLGQVPYCSLTEQQQVKLRAIIEQGLPQVAQPYLAIAKQIDATEQQVLEQVAMWQESGLIKRFGIVVKHRQLGYTANAMVVWNIADADVEKVASKLSLYDEVSLCYRRPRRLPDWPYNLFCMIHGTDRDLVLGQIDKITNELALEDVQKDVLFSYKAYKQNGARYGKNGQKS, encoded by the coding sequence ATGACGAGCTTACGACCTATTGATGCCAAAGCCCACGTTCTCGGACAAGTACCGTATTGCTCTCTCACCGAGCAGCAGCAAGTTAAGCTAAGAGCCATAATCGAGCAAGGGTTACCGCAAGTGGCTCAACCTTATTTAGCTATTGCAAAGCAAATAGATGCAACAGAGCAGCAAGTATTAGAGCAAGTAGCTATGTGGCAAGAGAGTGGATTAATAAAACGCTTTGGCATAGTGGTCAAACATAGACAACTTGGCTATACCGCAAACGCAATGGTGGTATGGAATATTGCAGACGCCGACGTAGAAAAAGTCGCAAGTAAATTATCACTCTATGATGAAGTTTCACTATGTTATCGCCGCCCTCGCCGATTGCCTGACTGGCCCTATAATCTATTTTGCATGATCCATGGTACAGATCGAGATTTGGTCTTGGGTCAAATCGATAAAATCACCAATGAGTTAGCCCTTGAAGACGTACAAAAAGACGTATTATTTAGCTATAAAGCTTATAAACAAAATGGTGCTCGTTACGGTAAAAATGGGCAAAAATCATGA